The DNA segment TCCTCGACACCTCCACCGGCGCCCAGGACGAGGGCCAGTTTGGCGAGGGCGGCCCACCGCGTGTGGAGGCCTCCGGAGATGGCGCTCGCGGCCTCGATCTTCCGCCCCATCTCGTAGGCGGACAGGTCCACGCCGCCGTAGGGGCACTGGGAGGTGACCACCACGGGCAGTTTCCGATCCTCGCAGTGGCGGAGGAAGGCCCCGAGGTCGGCGCGGCCCATGGGCAGGTTTCCCGCGCCGAACGCCTGGATCAGGACGGCCCGCGCGGTGCTCGGAGGCACGCTCCAGGCCATCCCCGGATGGGGCGTGACGGTGTGGATGTCGAGGTCCAGGCCGCCGTCCAGCCCCGCCGGCACCCGGTGCTCGAAGCGGCCGGCGTCGGGATGGAGGCGGATCTCCGCGCCGATCTCCGCCAGGGGCGGCAGGTTGGGGCTCTGGAAGGCCTCGAACTGGTGGACGCTCAGCTTGTCCGCCGCCACGCCGCGCACCCAGTGGGTGCCGAAGCAGATCCCCACTTCCGGCACCGCCCGGCAGGCCAGGTCCACGGCGTTCACCAGGTTGCTGCGGGCGTCGCTGCGGACGAAGGCCAGGGGCCGCTGGCTGCCCGTGAGCACCACGGGCTTGCCCAGGTCCGCCAGGAGGAAGCCCAGGCAGGAGGCGGTGAAGGCCATGGTGTCGGTGCCGTGGATGATCACGAACCCGTCGAAGTCGCGCGCCGTGGCGCGGATCCGCGCGGCCAGCGCCAGGATGTCGCCGGGCTCGACGCAGGCCGAGTCCTGGTTGAAGGGCACTTCCACGGACAGGCTCGCCATCTGCCCCAGCTCCGGCACCTGCTCCAGCAGGTGGTCCAGGAAGCGCCCCGGTGCCAGGGACGCGGGCTCCCCGCTGGGCATCATCCCCAGGGTGCCGCCGGTGTGGAGGAGCAGGATCGCGCGCATGCCTCCACCCTATCCAAGCCCGCGAATTCCCTCCACCCGGGGCCGGAGGTTCGCCAACGGGCCGGGGCGGATGATTTACTGGAGCAGGCCCCATGCGTCGCATTCCCCGCTACCTCCAGATGATCGCTGCCCGGTATCTCCGCCGGCTTCTGGGAAATCGCCTGACCGGACATCAGCTCCAGACGGCGGTGGAGGCGGCCCTGGCCACCCTTCCCATCCAGGAGAAGCTCCTGGTGCGGGAGGGCTCGCTCCGGTCGGAATCCCTGAACCGCCAGCTCGCGTGGGCCATGGCCTTCGTGGCCGGCGCGGTGAACGCGGGCGGGTTCCTGGCGGTCAGCCACTACACCTCCCACATGACGGGCGTGGTCTCCTCCATGGCCGACGAACTGGCCGGCGGAGACCTGATCACGGCCCTGGCGGCCCTCGCCATGATGGTCAGCTTCCTCGCAGGGGCCTTCGTCTGCACCCTGCTGATCAGCTTCGGCCAGCGCCACCGGATGCGCAGCCGCTACGCCCTCACCATGGCCCTGGAGGCGGTGCTGCTGCTGGTCTTCGGCTTCATGGGCAACCGGCTGCAGCAGGAGATCCGCCTGACCCTGCCCACGACGGTGATGCTGCTGTGCTTCATCATGGGCCTTCACAACGCGGTGACCTCCATCATCTCCGGCGCGGCGGTGCGGACCACCCACCTGACGGGGACGGTGACGGACATCGGGATCGAGCTGGGCCGCCTGGCCTACGTGAACGTCCACCATCGCCACGGGCGGGAGCGCATCGTCGCCAACCGCGCCAAGCTGAAGCTCCTCCTGCTGATCCTGGTCTCGTTCCTGGGCGGGGGCGTGATGGGCGCCCTGGGCTTCCGCCACATCGGGTTCAAGGTCACGGTCCCCCTCGCGGGCTTCCTGTGCTTCCTCGCGGCGCGCCCGCTCCTTCTGGAAATCCGGCTGCTCCTCCACCGCCTCGGGCGGGCGTGGGTGCCCGAGGACTGATACCCATAGGCGATCAAAACCAAGGTTTTCTTTTCACCACCAAGACACCAAGAAAAGCGATGGGGAGGCTCTGGGTTCCGGCTTGGTGAACTTGGTGGTGATCCTTAACGTTTTGAATGCAAAGGGGAATCAGACGGCGCTCACCGCCGTCTTGAGTTCGTCGAAGCCGTGGTCGCTGACGCAGCTCACCACCACGGCGCACTGGCCGGGCTGGCTGGGCGGCAGCTGGATGTCGCCCGCGAACCGGCCGTCGGCGTCCGTGCGGCCGGAAGCCAGGGCCATGGCCTTCTTGAGGCTGGAGACCAGTTTCACCGTCACCTCGGCCCCCGCCACGGGGCTCTGGCTCTGGCAGAGGCGCGCGGCCACCTGCACCCGGAAGGGCGCCCCGAAGGCCGGCTTCAGGGGCTGATCCAGCACCAGCTCCAGGGTGTCGACCTCCCCTTCCTGCTGGAGGAACTCCAGGATGGCCTGGTCCAGCGGCCGGTCATTGAAGGCCTGCTGCTCCATGGGATCCGGCGGCGTCTGGTCGTATTTCCCGTTCTTGATGTCGCGGATGACGGCGCGGTGCTGCTCGTCCATGCGGCCCTGGATGGCCGTCTCGGACAGGGGCGGCGCGGCCAGCAGGTCGTCGTAGGAGGAGCGGTAGCTGTCCAGGATCTCGCCGCCCACGTAGATCAGGGTCTCGATCTTGGGGTTGGACAGCCCCTTGTCCTCGGTCTGGACGTGGTAGATGCGGTTGCCGTGGCGGACATCCGTGTTGTAGCCCGTGATCATGGGAGGAACCTGGAGGGCGGCGTCATGGGCCTACCTCTGCAATCTTCCCGCCAGGTCCGGCATGACCTCCCACGCGATCTCGCGCACCACCTGATCGCCCATGCGCGCCACCACCGCCTTCACCAGGGCGTCCACCAGCACGGGATCGGCCACCAGCGCCTGGACCAGGGCTCGGGCCTGCTCCGCGGAGACGGCCTCCTGACCGGGTGCGGCAGGGGACTGCCCGGCTGCGGCAGGCGCGGGATCAGAGTGGGGCACGGATTCGGGGGGGGCTGGGGCAGGTTCCTCGACGGCGGGCGGCGCGGGCGCCCCCTGGGCCAGAAGGGCCGCCGCGGCCATCTCGGCAGAGGAGGAGGGGATCTCGTCGGCTTCCGACTCCACTTCGGGAAGGGGCGGCAGCTCCAGCTCGGAGGAAAGGGCGTCCAGCGCGTCCAGGTCCGGAAGGAAGGCCGCGTCCTCTTCGGGCGTGGCCGGCGGCGGTTCTCCGGGCGCCGGAGTGGGAACGTCCTCGTCGGGGACGAGATCCTGAAGGCTCTCCAGGTCCAGTTCCTCCAGCTCCAGGGGAATTTCGGCGGTCGGGACGTCGGGGGCCGGAACTTCGGCGGCGGTTTCCTCGGGCCACAGGTCGTCCGCCGTCAGCAGGAGGAGATCCTCTTCCGGTGCGGCGGGTTTCGAGTCGGGCGCTTCCGAGGCCGGCAGCAGGTCATGGACCGCGGTGGGCGGCAGCGTGCTGAACGGCGACGCTTCGGCCGGGGCGGAAGGCGGCGCAGGCACGGGCGTGACGAGGAGGGCCTTGACGCGGTCGCCCAGCTCCCGGAGTTCGATGGGCTTCTTGAGGAAGCCCTGGATGGGGGCCTTGGCCAGCTTGGCAGGATCCACGGGATCGAGGACGCCGGCCATCACGGCGATGGGCAGCCGGGCGGTGGATTCCATGCCGCGCAGCCGGTCCAGCAGGGTCCAGCCGTCCATTCCCGGCATGGCGGTGTCCACCAGGATCACGTCGAAGCGGTCGCCCTTCTCCAGCCGGCTGAGGGCCTCCGCGCCCGAATCGACGCACACCAGTTCCACGTCCGTGGGGGCGAGGAGGGACTCGGCGATGCGATGGATGCTCGGGTTGTCGTCCACGAGGAGGAGGCGCGGCATCGGGAACCTCGGGAAACCGGGAGGAGGAAGGAGATGGCTGGGCACAACGCTACCAGAAATGCTCACTTCCAACGCAATGGATCACCGCAGGAGCTGCTTCAGGGCCCGCACCCGCTCGACCTCCACCAGCCGCACCAGGAGCACGCGGTCGCCCACCCAGATCCACGCCGCGCCCCGGGGTTCCCGCAGGGCCACTTCCGGCCCCCGCGGGAGCCAGCCCTTCACCGAAGCCCGGAGGCTGACCGCCGCGCGCCACTCCGGGCGGTAGGTCTCGAACAGGGCCTGCCGCTGGCGCTCCGGCGGGAGGGCGCTCTCGTTCCACCGCTGGTCCCAGGCGTCGAACGCCCCCGCGTCCCGCCAGGCCCAGGCCGGATCCCACGCGGGCCACGGGAGCGCCTCCTCGGCCACCGGGGCCCATTCCACCTGCGCCGCGGGCGTGGTGCGGCGGGCCATGCCTTCGTCGGCAAGCGGGGCGACGAGGGCCATCCGCTGGGGGGGATGGGCCGTCAGGAAACCCGGACCCGCGGCCCGGCGGCGCCAGCGGCCGTCCTCCAGCCACCAGGCCGTCCAGCCCTGGCTGCCGCCATGCCACAGGCGGTCGGCGCGGGGGAACCAGAGCCGATCCCCCGCGTGCCAAGGAATCACCAGGCGGGCGCCGCGCAGGTCCCGGCCATCGTCTGAGAGCGCCTCCGGTTTCGCAGCGACCCCGCGGGGAGCGGCAGGTAATCCCGCTTCGTCCCAGGCCGCGAGGGTGGGCTCGGCGCCGTCGCCCTCCAAGGGGAAGACCGTGAGCAGCAGCAGCGCGTCGCCCCGGCCGTCCCCGGGCTCCGCGAAGCCCACGAGCACCGCCCGGCCGTCCCAGCTGAACCGGCTCCAGGGGCCCGACTGCGTGGACCAGATCACCCGGCCCTCGGGAATCTCGATCAGCCGGGTCTCGAACCGCCCCGGGGCCATCCGCAGGGTGACCAGCAGGCGGTTGCCCTTTCCGGGATCCAGCCGGGCCGAGGACAGCGGCGCATCGAACCGGTAGCGGCGCCACTCCAGCCCCCGCCACAGCGCTACTTCGCTCCGTCCGCCGGGGCCGTTCAGCGCCAGCCCCTGGTCCGCCAGATAGGCAGAGGCCGGTTCCCAGGGCGTGCCGAACCCGCCCTCGAAGGGCCACGAATCCGACTGGTCCGGATCGAGGGCGCCCTGGAAGCGCGGCGACCAGCCGTCCTCCAGCCGCCATTCCGCCAGGGATTCGTAGCCGCCCAGATTCATGACCGCGGGCGCCTCCGAGGCCGTCACTCCGCCGGCGCTCACCGGGCGCGGAGCCTGGACCACCGCGAAGAGCAGCAGCATGGCGGCGATGAAGAGCGTGGCGATGATGTACCGTTGGGGAAGCACGGGAGGCCCGGGGCAGCAGGTCCATGATGCCCCAACCCCGGCGGGAGGCCGGTCGGAGATGAAGCGCAAACCCGAGGTGGAAACCGAGTTGAAGCTGCGCATCCCCGCCACGGGCCCGTTCCGGCCCCTCTTGGAGGCCCTGGGATTCCGGGAGACCACGCCGGCCCAGCCCGAGCTCAGCATCCTGTGGGACCGCGCGGGCGAGCTGCGCGCTGCGGGGTCGGCCCTGCGGACCCGCAACTACGCGGGAAGGACCCGGCTCACGTGGAAGGGCCCGAAGGTGGCCGATCCCGTCCTCAAGATCCGCCCGGAACAGGAGACGGGCATCGAGGACGGTGCGGCGCTGGAGGCCATCCTGCGCGCCCTGGGTTACGCGCCGGTCATGCGCCTGGAGAAGGTCCGCGCCGTGTGGGAGCGGGAGGACGTGGAGGCCTGCCTCGACGAGACCCCCTTCGGGTGCTACCTGGAGCTGGAAGGCGACCCCCAGCCCATCCGCGCCGCCATGGAGAGCCTCGGCCTCGCCTATGACCGCGCCGAGCCCCGCAGCTATCCGGAGCTGTACCGCGCGCACGGCCTGGGGTAAGCCGGGAAGAGGAAAACCCGAAACCGCAGCTGGGAGCCCAAAAAAGCTCTTCTCTGCGTCCTCCGTGTTCCAGTCCTCTAGACCTTCAGGACGTGCTCCAGATCCTCGATCAGGTCCTGGACGTCCTCCACGCCCACGCTGAGGCGGAGCAGGCTGTCGCTGATCCCCAGGCGGCGGCGGTCGGCTTCGGGCACGCTGCCGTGGGTCATGCTGGCGGGGTGGCAGACGAGGCTCTCCACGCCCCCGAGGCTCTCGGCGAGCGAGAAGACCTTGAAAGCCGAGGCCATGCGGCGGGTCCGCTCGGCATCGCCCGTGTCGAAGGTCACGATCCCCGAGAAGCCCTTCATCTGCTGGTGGGCCAGGGCGTGCTGGGGATGGGATTCCAGGCCGGGGTAGTGGACGGCCTTCAGGTCCTTCCGTCCCTCCAGCCACCGCGCGATCCGAAGGGCGCTGGCGTTGTGGCGCTCCATGCGGAGGTGCAGGGTCTTGGTGCCCCGCAGGATCAGCCAGGATTCCATGGGCGACAGGATCCCGCCCGCGGCCTTCTGGTGGAACCGCAAGCCCTCGGCGATGTCCTCGCGGCTGGTGATGGCGATGCCGCCGATGGAGTCGCTGTGGCCATTCAGGTACTTGGTGGTGGAGTGGAAGACCAGGTCCGCCCCCAGGTCCAGGGGCCGCTGGTTGTAGGGCGTGGCGAAGGTGTTGTCCACGGCCAGCACCGCCGTGCAGCCCGCCTCCGCCATGGCGGCGCGGACGCCCGGGATGTCGGTGATCCCCAGCATGGGATTGGTGGGCGTCTCCAGCATCACGAGCTTGGTCTGGGGGCGCAGGGCGGCCCGGAAGGCGGTCAGATCGCCGGTGTCCACCTGGGTGTAGGTCAGCCCGAACCGCGTCATCACCTTGTCGAGCAGGCGGAAGGTCCCGCCGTACACGTTGTCGCCCAGGACGACGTGGTCGCCCGCCGACAGCTGCTCGAAGATGGCCTGGACCGCCGCCATGCCCGACCCGAACGCCATCCCGTGGGCGCCCCCCTCCAGGGCCGCCAGGTTGGCTTCCAGGGCGTCGCGGGTGGGGTTGCGGACGCGGGCGTAGTCGAAGCCCTTGTTGATGCCCAGCCCCTCCTGCACGTAGGTGCTGGTGAAGAACACGGGCGTCATGATGGCGCCGCTGGTGGGATCGGGCGCCTGGCCGGCGTGGATGCAGCGGGTGTCGAAACGGGCCTCGGGATTCATGGGACCATCCTTCCTGATCCACCAGTGTGAGGGGGAGCCGCCATGAGGAGAAGCGCCGCGCTCGCCCTTCCCGCGCTCGTCGCCCTTGCGGCCTGCCGCCCCGCCGGCCCCGAGGCTCAGGTGCGCGCGGCCTTCGAGACCTGCCGGAAGGCCGTGGAGGCGGGGGACGCCGCCGGAGCCACGGAGCTGCTCGATCCCGCGTTCCGGGGCCCCGAGGACATGGATCGGGGCGCTGCCCGCCTGTTCCTGATGGGGGTGTTCCGGCGCGAGAAGGTGGGCGTCACCGTCCTGCGGAACGACGTCGCCGTGCGCGGCGGCGAGGCCCGCCAGGAAGTGGAGCTGGTGCTCACCGGCGGAAGCGGCGGGCTCCTGCCCCGGGACGCCTCCCGCCGGATCTTCCAGCTTCGCTGGCGGAAGTCCGGCGGGGACTGGCGGCTGGTCTCGCTGGAAGGCGATGCCTCCACCTGAGCCGCGTCATTCCGCCGAGCGCAGAAAGGCCAGGAACTCCTGGTGCTGGTCCAGCGGCAGGCGGCAGGCGCGCTCCTCCTCTTCCGCCAACTGGGCGCAACGCGGGATGGCCCGCAGCGCTGAGGAAGAGATGCCGCGGTCGCGGGCGTGGCGGAAGGTCTGCATCATCGCGTCCAGGCGCCCCAGGCGGTAGAGGGTCACCAGCAGCAGCGCGTGGGCGCGGACGTTGCGAGGATCGAGGTCGATGGCCTGCAGGAGCTGAAGCCGGGTGGTCTCCAGAACGTCGCGCCGGACTTCCGCCTTGGGATCGCCCTTCGCCGGCACCGGAGAAGACGAAGGGGAGACCGGAGGCACGGCGGCGGCCGGCCGGAGCGCTGCCAAGGGCAGGCCCTTGGGAGGCGTGGGCAGCGCCGTCCGGGCGGCCGAGGGCGCCGGATGGAGCGGCAGGGCCGTGGTGGGCCGCTCCTGGTTCCACCGCCAGAGGGGATCCTTGGCGCGGCGGAGGGCGGAAGCCAGCTCCTCGGCGGTCTGGAACCGCTGGGCGGGATCCTTGGCCAGGGCGCGGTTCAGGATTCCCTGCACTTCCCGGCTGATCCCGCGATAAGCGGTGGGAGGAAGCGGCGGCGGCGTCGCGTGGAGCAGGCGGTAGATCACCGATCCCGGACTCGGCCCGTCGAAGGGGGGCAGGCCCGCGAGGGCCTCGTACAGGATCACGCCCACCGCGAACAGGTCGCTGCGCGAGTCCGGCCGGCCGCTCTGCAAGTACTCCGGCGCCATGTAGTTCACGGTTCCGAAGACCGTGCCCTCGTCGGTGGTGTCGGAGTTGAGGATCTTGGCCACGCCGAAATCCAGGATCTTGGCCTGGAGGAGCGTCCCGTCCCACACCACCCGCAGGTTCGACGGCTTGAGGTCCCGGTGGAGCACCTTCTGGCGGTGGGCGACGGCCAGTCCGTCGCAGACCTGGGCCAGGACCTCCAGGGTGTCCCGGGGCGACAGCGTCCCGGCGCGGATGAGGGTGCCCAGGTCCTCGCCCTTCACCAGCTCCATGGCCAGGTAGAGCACGCCCTGGTCCTCCCCCATCTCATGGATCGTCACGATGTTGGGATGGTTCAGCGCGCCCGCCGCGCGGGCCTCGGTGGCGAAGCGCTCCCGGGCGGCGGCGCCCACGCTGGCGGAAGGGTGGATGACCTTGATGGCCACTTCCCGGTTCAGGATCGGATCCCGCCCCACGTAGACCTCGCCCATGCTTCCCTGAGCCAACAACTGGACGATTTCGAACTTGCCAAGGTGCGTCAGCACAGGGTTTCCGGGAGAGGGAACCCCGATGATCGACGCCCGGGGCGGCGCCGTCCAGGGGTTTCTGGGCTCAGTCCCCGAGGGCGCGCAGCCACGCTTCGTCCCGCACGGGAAGGCCCAGGGCCTCCGCCTTGGCCAGTTTCGACCCGGCCTTCTCCCCGGCCACGAGCAGGGTCGTCTTGGCCGAGACGCTGCCGGTGACCTTGGCGCCGAGGCGCTTCAGCCGAGCTTCCGCGTCCTCCCGCGACAGGCTGGGAAGCGTGCCCGTCACCACCGCCACTTCGCCCGACAGGGGCAGCCCGCCGCGATCCCGGGGCTCCGGCGGCGTGGGCCGGATGTCCAGGGCCGCGAGCCGCGCGGGAAGTTCGGGATGGAGGGCCGCGAACGCCCGGACGGCCGCCGCCACCTTCGGTCCCACTTCCTCCACGGCCTGGAGCCGGAGCTCCTCCGCGGCCCATAGCGCCTCCAGGGAGGGCTGGGCCTCGGCCAGCAGTTCCGCGGTGCGGGCGCCCACCATGGGGATGCCCAGGGCGTGGATCCACCGCGCGAGGGGCTTGGTGCGGGCCGCGTCCAGCGCGTCCAGGACGTTCTGAGCGGATTTCTCCGCCATGCGCTCCAGGCCCGCCAGGAAGGCGAAGCCCTCGCGGTTCTGGAGGAGCGTGAAGACCTCCCACGGCTGGTCGAAGCGGGCCGAGGCCACCAGCTGCTCCACCAGGGCGTCGCCCATGCCTTCGACATCGAGGGCGGAACGACCGCCGAAGTGGAGGAACCGGGCCACCAGCTTGGCGGGGCATTCGGGGTTCAGGCAGCGGATGGCCACTTCGGCTTCATCCGTCTTGCCCACGTCCCCGCCGCACACCGGGCAGGCCGTGGGAATCGGCGGAAGCGGCAGGTCCCGGAGCTCTTCGCCGGGAACGAGGGCGACCACCTTGGGAATGACTTCGCCGCCCTTCTCGATGAACACGCGATGGCCCACCTTCAGGCCCAGGCGCGCCATCTCGTCGGCATTGTGGAGGGTCGCGCGGCGCACGGTGGAACCCGCCACTTCCACCGCATCCAGTTCAGCGACGGGCGTGAGCTTTCCCGTGCGGCCCACCTGCCAGATCACGCCCCGGACCGTGGTGGTCGCCTGGACGGCCGGATACTTGAAGGCGACCGCCCAGCGCGGGACGCGGTCCGTCGCCCCCAACCGCCGCTGCACGGCCACGTCGGGGACTTTCAGCACCACGCCGTCGGTGTCGAAGGGCAGCTTGAGGCGGGCTTCCGCCTGGACGCCGATGAACGCGAGCATCGCCTCCAGATCGCCCTCCGCGTGGGCCGGCATCCGCGCGAAGCCCCAGCCCGCGAGCCGCCCCATGGCCTCCGCATGCCCCTCTTCCTCCTGGGGGGCCAGCGCCTGCCAGGGCAGGAAGGACAGGCCCCGGGCCGCCACCTCCCGGCTGTCCAGGAGCTTCATGGTGCCGCTGGCCGCGTTCCGGGGATTGGCGAACCGCACCTCGCCTCGCTCGTCCCGCTGGCGGTTCAGCGCCTCCCACCGCCGCCGGGAGAGGAACACCTCGCCCCGCACCGTGAGGTTCTCGGGAGCCCCCGAAGGCAGCCGCAGCGGGATGTCGGCGATGGTGCGGGCGTTTTCCGTCACCACTTCGCCCGTCTCGCCGTCGCCCCGGGTGAGGGCCTCCACCAGCTCGCCGTGCTCGTAGCGCAGGGACAGGGACAGGCCGTCCACCTTCAGCTCCGCGGCATAGCGGGGCGCCACCTCGGGCGCGATCCGGCGCCAGCGGGCCTCCCACTCGCGCAGTTCGGCCTCGGAGTAGGCGTTGTCGAGGCTGAGCATGGGCACCGCGTGGCGCCGTTTCTCGAAGGCATCCACGGGCGGGGCGCCCACCCGGCGGGTGGGGCTGTTGGGATCGGCCCACTCCGGATGCGCCTCCTCCAGGGCCTTCAGCTCCCGCTCCAGGGCGTCGTACTCGGCATCCGAGATGACCGGCGCGTCCAGCACGTAGTAGCGCCGCCGATGCTCCCGCACCGCGTCCGCCAGTTCCTTCAGGCGCCCCCGCAGATCCGTCACTTCACCCTCGCTCGATGCAGGATGCCCATGATGAGGCCGAGGGCCAGGAAGAAGCTCAGCGTGCTGCTCCCGCCCGCGCTGAAG comes from the Geothrix sp. 21YS21S-4 genome and includes:
- a CDS encoding response regulator: MPRLLLVDDNPSIHRIAESLLAPTDVELVCVDSGAEALSRLEKGDRFDVILVDTAMPGMDGWTLLDRLRGMESTARLPIAVMAGVLDPVDPAKLAKAPIQGFLKKPIELRELGDRVKALLVTPVPAPPSAPAEASPFSTLPPTAVHDLLPASEAPDSKPAAPEEDLLLLTADDLWPEETAAEVPAPDVPTAEIPLELEELDLESLQDLVPDEDVPTPAPGEPPPATPEEDAAFLPDLDALDALSSELELPPLPEVESEADEIPSSSAEMAAAALLAQGAPAPPAVEEPAPAPPESVPHSDPAPAAAGQSPAAPGQEAVSAEQARALVQALVADPVLVDALVKAVVARMGDQVVREIAWEVMPDLAGRLQR
- a CDS encoding serine/threonine-protein kinase; the protein is MLTHLGKFEIVQLLAQGSMGEVYVGRDPILNREVAIKVIHPSASVGAAARERFATEARAAGALNHPNIVTIHEMGEDQGVLYLAMELVKGEDLGTLIRAGTLSPRDTLEVLAQVCDGLAVAHRQKVLHRDLKPSNLRVVWDGTLLQAKILDFGVAKILNSDTTDEGTVFGTVNYMAPEYLQSGRPDSRSDLFAVGVILYEALAGLPPFDGPSPGSVIYRLLHATPPPLPPTAYRGISREVQGILNRALAKDPAQRFQTAEELASALRRAKDPLWRWNQERPTTALPLHPAPSAARTALPTPPKGLPLAALRPAAAVPPVSPSSSPVPAKGDPKAEVRRDVLETTRLQLLQAIDLDPRNVRAHALLLVTLYRLGRLDAMMQTFRHARDRGISSSALRAIPRCAQLAEEEERACRLPLDQHQEFLAFLRSAE
- a CDS encoding class IV adenylate cyclase, with protein sequence MKRKPEVETELKLRIPATGPFRPLLEALGFRETTPAQPELSILWDRAGELRAAGSALRTRNYAGRTRLTWKGPKVADPVLKIRPEQETGIEDGAALEAILRALGYAPVMRLEKVRAVWEREDVEACLDETPFGCYLELEGDPQPIRAAMESLGLAYDRAEPRSYPELYRAHGLG
- the ligA gene encoding NAD-dependent DNA ligase LigA yields the protein MTDLRGRLKELADAVREHRRRYYVLDAPVISDAEYDALERELKALEEAHPEWADPNSPTRRVGAPPVDAFEKRRHAVPMLSLDNAYSEAELREWEARWRRIAPEVAPRYAAELKVDGLSLSLRYEHGELVEALTRGDGETGEVVTENARTIADIPLRLPSGAPENLTVRGEVFLSRRRWEALNRQRDERGEVRFANPRNAASGTMKLLDSREVAARGLSFLPWQALAPQEEEGHAEAMGRLAGWGFARMPAHAEGDLEAMLAFIGVQAEARLKLPFDTDGVVLKVPDVAVQRRLGATDRVPRWAVAFKYPAVQATTTVRGVIWQVGRTGKLTPVAELDAVEVAGSTVRRATLHNADEMARLGLKVGHRVFIEKGGEVIPKVVALVPGEELRDLPLPPIPTACPVCGGDVGKTDEAEVAIRCLNPECPAKLVARFLHFGGRSALDVEGMGDALVEQLVASARFDQPWEVFTLLQNREGFAFLAGLERMAEKSAQNVLDALDAARTKPLARWIHALGIPMVGARTAELLAEAQPSLEALWAAEELRLQAVEEVGPKVAAAVRAFAALHPELPARLAALDIRPTPPEPRDRGGLPLSGEVAVVTGTLPSLSREDAEARLKRLGAKVTGSVSAKTTLLVAGEKAGSKLAKAEALGLPVRDEAWLRALGD
- a CDS encoding PLP-dependent aspartate aminotransferase family protein, which codes for MNPEARFDTRCIHAGQAPDPTSGAIMTPVFFTSTYVQEGLGINKGFDYARVRNPTRDALEANLAALEGGAHGMAFGSGMAAVQAIFEQLSAGDHVVLGDNVYGGTFRLLDKVMTRFGLTYTQVDTGDLTAFRAALRPQTKLVMLETPTNPMLGITDIPGVRAAMAEAGCTAVLAVDNTFATPYNQRPLDLGADLVFHSTTKYLNGHSDSIGGIAITSREDIAEGLRFHQKAAGGILSPMESWLILRGTKTLHLRMERHNASALRIARWLEGRKDLKAVHYPGLESHPQHALAHQQMKGFSGIVTFDTGDAERTRRMASAFKVFSLAESLGGVESLVCHPASMTHGSVPEADRRRLGISDSLLRLSVGVEDVQDLIEDLEHVLKV
- a CDS encoding asparaginase, producing the protein MRAILLLHTGGTLGMMPSGEPASLAPGRFLDHLLEQVPELGQMASLSVEVPFNQDSACVEPGDILALAARIRATARDFDGFVIIHGTDTMAFTASCLGFLLADLGKPVVLTGSQRPLAFVRSDARSNLVNAVDLACRAVPEVGICFGTHWVRGVAADKLSVHQFEAFQSPNLPPLAEIGAEIRLHPDAGRFEHRVPAGLDGGLDLDIHTVTPHPGMAWSVPPSTARAVLIQAFGAGNLPMGRADLGAFLRHCEDRKLPVVVTSQCPYGGVDLSAYEMGRKIEAASAISGGLHTRWAALAKLALVLGAGGGVEEVREAFRTQWAGEPMPGEAWPQA
- a CDS encoding YoaK family protein, with protein sequence MRRIPRYLQMIAARYLRRLLGNRLTGHQLQTAVEAALATLPIQEKLLVREGSLRSESLNRQLAWAMAFVAGAVNAGGFLAVSHYTSHMTGVVSSMADELAGGDLITALAALAMMVSFLAGAFVCTLLISFGQRHRMRSRYALTMALEAVLLLVFGFMGNRLQQEIRLTLPTTVMLLCFIMGLHNAVTSIISGAAVRTTHLTGTVTDIGIELGRLAYVNVHHRHGRERIVANRAKLKLLLLILVSFLGGGVMGALGFRHIGFKVTVPLAGFLCFLAARPLLLEIRLLLHRLGRAWVPED